GTCCCCGTGTGGCGCCCCTCTCCCTAACCCTCCCCCGCAAGGGGGAGGGAACGCACCTGTGCTTGTGGTTGGGGGGCGGAGGCCGCAAGCCGCATTGAGTTTTCGCTTCGAGTCTTAAAACCGGCTGTCGCCGTGCGGCACACTGCGCTCCCTCCCCCCTTGCGGGGGAGGGCGGGGAGAGGGGTGGCCCAGCAAAAGGTGCGAGTGGATGGTCCGAGCGCAACCCTACGGCAGCCCGCGTGCCTCGAGCTGATGCACCAGCAGCAGCGTCGGCTCGGCGAGACTGTCGCCCGAACCATCGAGCCCGAACGCGGCGGCGATGCCGGCGCGGCTGCGCAGCAGCGCACTGCGCGGACAGTGGCCGGCGCCGCAGAGCGTCTTTTTCAGCGTCTCGCCTTGCGCGACCAGATTGGCCGCATCGTCCGCGGCCCAGGCCAGCACGATCGGCACATCGACATTGAGGATCCCGGGGTAGACCGACCGCTTGTCGTACTGGGCGGCGTCGGAGCCGAGATAGGCCTTCACGCTGTCGCTCGGGTCCTTGCCGGCGCGGTAGATCCCGGACACCAGCACCACGGCGGCGACCTCGGCGCGATCGGTCTGGAGCTCGGGATGTGCCAGCAGCGTCGCGACATGGAAGGCGCCGGCGCCGTAGCCCACCGCGACGATCTCGCGGGCATCGCCATTGAACAGATCGATATTGCCGTGGACCCAGGACAGCGCCGCCGCCACGTCCGTGGCGCCGACCGGCCAGGCCGCCGACGGCGCCAGCCGATAATTGACTCGCACCCCGATCATGTCGTTGCGCGCGGCAAAGCACATGGCCTGGTCCTGGATCTCGCGCGACAGGTCCGGCGCCGCGCGGTCGCCGGTGAAGGTGTCGCCGGTCACGAACACCAGCACCGGCCGCGGCGTCGTCGCCTTGGTCGTGCTGGCGGCGACGTCGAGCACGTTGGCTTCGCTCTCGCCATAGCGCAGGCCGCGCGAGAAGGTGACATCCTCGCACAGCCGAGCGGTGCCGCCGGCGGTCGTGTCGGAATCGGTGAGGCCTGTCAGGACGAGATCGGACGGGGGAAGCAGCCGCGCAGGCATCGGGCCATGCGCGGAGGCGGTCGTGACGGTCAGAAGCAGGAATAATGCGAGATAATTCTTCATATTGGTGCCGGCCTTGCGCGCCTCATCAT
This is a stretch of genomic DNA from Bradyrhizobium sp. CB2312. It encodes these proteins:
- a CDS encoding carboxylesterase family protein: MKNYLALFLLLTVTTASAHGPMPARLLPPSDLVLTGLTDSDTTAGGTARLCEDVTFSRGLRYGESEANVLDVAASTTKATTPRPVLVFVTGDTFTGDRAAPDLSREIQDQAMCFAARNDMIGVRVNYRLAPSAAWPVGATDVAAALSWVHGNIDLFNGDAREIVAVGYGAGAFHVATLLAHPELQTDRAEVAAVVLVSGIYRAGKDPSDSVKAYLGSDAAQYDKRSVYPGILNVDVPIVLAWAADDAANLVAQGETLKKTLCGAGHCPRSALLRSRAGIAAAFGLDGSGDSLAEPTLLLVHQLEARGLP